The Pseudoalteromonas translucida KMM 520 genome segment TGTAGCGGTTATGCTGCATACCGATCATGCTTCAAAAAAATTATTACCTTGGATTGATGGTTTATTAGATGAAGGCGAGCAGCATTTTGCACTTACTGGCAAGCCGCTTTTTAGTTCGCACATGATCGATCTTTCAGAAGAATCTTTAGAAGAAAACATTGAAATATGTGAGCGTTACTTAGCGCGCATGGCAAAAATAGGCATGACCCTGGAAATTGAACTAGGGTGTACCGGTGGTGAGGAAGACGGGGTAGATAACTCTCATCTCGATAGCTCTGCGCTTTATACTCAACCAGAAGATGTAGCTTATGCTTACGAGCGCTTAAGTCGTATTAGTCCAAACTTTATTATAGCGGCGTCATTTGGCAATGTTCATGGGGTATATAAACCCGGCAATGTTGTGCTTACTCCTACTATATTAAAAGACTCACAGGCCTATGTAGCAAAACAATTTGGCTTAGAGCATAACGCAATCAATTTTGTATTTCATGGCGGTAGTGGCTCTGAGTACGATAAAATTGCAGAGTCGTTAACATACGGCGTAGTAAAAATGAATATTGATACAGATACGCAGTGGGCGTGTTGGAACGGTATTTTAAATTATTACCAAAACAAACAAGCGTATTTACAAGGGCAAATTGGTAACCCAGATGGGGACGACAAGCCTAATAAAAAATATTATGACCCTCGCGTATGGCTTCGTCATACAGAGCAACATATGGCTGCAAGGCTAGAGCAGTGTTTTAACGATCTAAATTGTGTAAATCGGTACAGCTCATAAAAATAGCTTGTTAGTAAGCTAAGCTGAATTAGCCGGTGTTTTAGGCTCAACAGATCTGTTGAGCCTTTTAATACTAATAATGCCGTTTTCTATTACTAAACTATTTACTCGCTAAATAAAATACAGCTAAACATTAAAATAGTAATTACTGAGTGGCAGCAAAAAATTATCTCAATAACGCTTTATACAGCAGCAATGCCTAGCGACACTGCTGCCCA includes the following:
- the fbaA gene encoding class II fructose-bisphosphate aldolase is translated as MNYLATTIQPGVIVGDEVSAVYKHARTNQYALPAVNVVSTSSINATLEAAQTMKSPVIIQLSNGGAQFFCGKGLSLPEHQGAVLGAVSAAKYVHSVAKHYGVAVMLHTDHASKKLLPWIDGLLDEGEQHFALTGKPLFSSHMIDLSEESLEENIEICERYLARMAKIGMTLEIELGCTGGEEDGVDNSHLDSSALYTQPEDVAYAYERLSRISPNFIIAASFGNVHGVYKPGNVVLTPTILKDSQAYVAKQFGLEHNAINFVFHGGSGSEYDKIAESLTYGVVKMNIDTDTQWACWNGILNYYQNKQAYLQGQIGNPDGDDKPNKKYYDPRVWLRHTEQHMAARLEQCFNDLNCVNRYSS